The genomic interval cggactactaatttttatttttatttttaatatttttgcacTAAAGAAAAGTAAGGAAaatttgagaggggtatttttggattttagataaaagtggtcatatattttcaatggtgatatgtattagtttagaattaaaatattaagtagatgtaagtatagaaaatcaaatttcccatttgtAATCCATTATATATGTGTAGCTCCAACCCTTAAAAGAAGGCACCTAGTAGCCGAGGCTCCAAAGCCTGGTCTTAGGCACCACGACCCCAAGACCaagcgaaaaaaaaaaaaaagactcgCGAAGCTCTCCAAGAGCCAAAGAATCAACACAACCATGATACGATACGACGCGACACAAATGCAAAcacagaaaaaagaaaatagattgAAAGCCTCAAAATACTACGACAACAAATAATACAATCACGATCCCAATCTCACCCAGTGGCCATTTTTCTTCTCATGCATTCGACATTGTTTTGGCTAATACGGAAATAAGAGTCTCTCATAATCAATAATTCAACAGATTTGTTGAGGTAAATGCTGCAATACATTTCATCCAAATTAAATAAGTTTGTCAAATTCTCTTGATGAAATTTGTGGTGTGTGATTTAATTTTCATTGTAGCCAACTCCCATCTAGTCTCTTTTGAATCGCGGTACCTGGTGCTTCGTCATTTCTTTGTTATACACTTGCTAATTTGTTCGAGTTAGTCTTCTAGATTTGTCAGTCACTGTTACGAGTCGCATTTGAAAAGTAATTTTAAAccagaaattaaataattaaagctAAGAAAATACAGCATATCAACACTCAGTGttcttaattttcttcttttttgagGCAAAGTTGCTTGGTCCAATTTCTATGGACATTCTTTTGGTTCTGCAGAAcataaaaataagtaaatagaaTGACCAAAAGAGTTCTTTATATCAACTTAAACTGCAATAGAAAATCAATACTGAAGGTATAAAACAACACAGTTTATGAAGCAGCATACCTTGTCAAAAGTTCTTCCGACTCTTTATTATCATCGTCTTCATCTTCAACTACATTTCCCGTAGAAAGTTCTTCTAACTCCTTACAATTATCATCATCGTCGTCGTCAACTGCATCAGCTGGAAAAGGAAGTTACAATCAGAAGGAAAATCCATTATCAGGATAAAGGACACAAACTTTATACTTGATAATAATATTGAAACCAGTCTTCTCAAAAGCCTGACAACAAAATCGAAATAAAAACACCTCCAAAATCATGCAAATCAAACTCCCGATAATGCAAGTTTGGTTGGGTCATTCTCTATTGAATTCTCCTGAAATCCTTACTGGACAATTGGACATCAGATGTATGCAGTgaagaaaaactaaaacaaagaaTGGACTTTGGCCCCAAAAACCATGTGATTTAAAGGTTCTTTATCTTCAAATAAAAGATGCATTCAAGACATGGAGAAACAGGAAAAACACAAGGTGTTCAACGATATTTGAAAATCTCAACTAAATGGATTTATATCATATCACACCCAGAATATAACATAGATTTTGGAAGTTGATCAATATTTTCAAGTAGGGAACAAAACAATGCATACAAATTTTTCAAACCCTCAATCTTAAATGAATGTGAATCTTACCATTCTCATCAACTACATCACTTTCATGCTCAGACTCTGAATCTGAACCCCACCTGTCTCCGCCATCATCAAAGTCCCAACGTTCTCCCAAAGGAGGCATCCAAAATTCAGCCTCTTCTAAATCACTTTCTACATCAGAAGGCTCTCTAATTGCAGATATAATCTCCTCAACAGGCTTGTCCttcctctttttcttcttcttcttcttcttcttgttcttttttttctcaACATTTTTGGCATGATTAGATCCTTCTGGTGAAACTTCCTCAACCATGCCATTGGGATTTAGCTTTTGTGTTTCCATTTCCTCTGTTGATACAAAATTCATAGCAAATATCTTAGCTATAGACATTTTGGGCACCATAAAAATAGGAATTTATACACAATTCACACACAAATATCAAAAGGGCATCAATAAAAATTCTCCAAAACTCTGAATTTCAAGAATATTGCAATAAATACAAACAAAAGGATAATCACAAACCTAGTTTATTCAGGAAACGTTTCCCATTTATATGTTTCCAGATATGTTCCTCGGACTTATTAACTGTATCTCCAGTTATATTGCATACCAGCTTCGAACTAAGAAAGTTCCAAACAAAATAAAGTGAAATAGCTTCATGGTTtctcaaataaattaaaaaaagaaaagaaaaagaaagtgaACTTTATGAATTGGGCAAAGAAGAATCAAATACCGTGAAAGAGGGTCTTGCTTGAAAACGTTAAGAGGAGGCTTCTTGTGGGAGACAGCATAGTCGATGAGCCCTAAACGACACCGTTTGCTGTTGGAGTAGGAGTCCTTGTCTTTGTCCAAAACTTCATGACCTGTCTCAACACACTTGAAGCGGCCATTATCGAGAACTTTGAAAGTTGGAGAACCCAGTAGGTTGGTTCCTTCTTTCTCTTCAGCCATGTCTATTTCTACTTGAATTGGCAAAAGGAGCAGATGGGTTAGGGCCTCGAATAGAAGGCTAAGTTGACAACTACCCGTTTTAAAGTATAGTCTtatattgttcaaaaaaaaagtaGTCTTATAATTACCTCTTTATATTATTCTCAATTTTTATAAACTCAGAAAAGGAGAGTTAAGTATACGGTTAGTAATTAAGCTAAATTTTCTGctaaaataaatacaatgaGATAAAATGCACACAGATATTAATTGGATCATGCTAATGAAATCCCTCTCAATTGTACAAAAAATGAACAAGGTAAATGATTACCACTAAATGATGAACTCCAACTACTGTGCTAACAGCTGCAAAAGCTAAAGGAGAAAAAGCTTCTACGAAAAAACAGGTTGTGAAAAAACAAAAGAAGCCATTCCAGGATCAGCCAAGAGGCTAAAGGTCAGGGAAAAGGTTGTGCTTAATGATGTGATATCTAAATATACACAAATTTTCCATTGATTCTAAGGAAGAGAGCTAActtagtggaatgtgattgtgaaagATTTTAGCTAAGAGTTTTGTTTTGTCACCTACATTTTTGTATGTCTAATCTCGGATTAGACTTAGGTAATAGGTAAATttgtatgtttattaataatgaaaatgatccttaatattttttatatatatttatataaatataattattatggtACTTAATTTGACACTATTTTGGTACATTACTAGCTAAGTTTTGAAGTGTAAGCTCTT from Cannabis sativa cultivar Pink pepper isolate KNU-18-1 chromosome 4, ASM2916894v1, whole genome shotgun sequence carries:
- the LOC115714061 gene encoding chromatin modification-related protein EAF7 isoform X2 — encoded protein: MAEEKEGTNLLGSPTFKVLDNGRFKCVETGHEVLDKDKDSYSNSKRCRLGLIDYAVSHKKPPLNVFKQDPLSRSKLVCNITGDTVNKSEEHIWKHINGKRFLNKLEEMETQKLNPNGMVEEVSPEGSNHAKNVEKKKNKKKKKKKKKRKDKPVEEIISAIREPSDVESDLEEAEFWMPPLGERWDFDDGGDRWGSDSESEHESDVVDENVDDDDDDNCKELEELSTGNVVEDEDDDNKESEELLTRTKRMSIEIGPSNFASKKKKIKNTEC
- the LOC115714061 gene encoding chromatin modification-related protein EAF7 isoform X1; this encodes MAEEKEGTNLLGSPTFKVLDNGRFKCVETGHEVLDKDKDSYSNSKRCRLGLIDYAVSHKKPPLNVFKQDPLSRSKLVCNITGDTVNKSEEHIWKHINGKRFLNKLEEMETQKLNPNGMVEEVSPEGSNHAKNVEKKKNKKKKKKKKKRKDKPVEEIISAIREPSDVESDLEEAEFWMPPLGERWDFDDGGDRWGSDSESEHESDVVDENADAVDDDDDDNCKELEELSTGNVVEDEDDDNKESEELLTRTKRMSIEIGPSNFASKKKKIKNTEC